GAGTTTTCACCTTTTTTCAGCTGTCATTCATGGCTTTCTCTTTTGATCTCTATAACATTGTCTGTGAAACCTGAGCTAGCTGTTGTTACAACGTGACATCTCTTCACATATTGGAACAGTTAGGATGGCCTTGATCTCCATGACCTCTTGACCCTCACTCACGTCTCGAAGAGATGCCTCGTCTGGGGAGCCGAAAGAGAGGTGGAGGGTGAAGTGAGGTTTGGCATCCAGAGGTGTGGATGTGTCACTGGTCCAACAGACACGCTGGACTCAAAgattagcacacacacacacacacacatatgcacacgcTGACAGCTGTGCATGATGTAGCCCCAGGTGTACTGCACTCAGGATTGGTCGGTTGGCTCTATTTGAGACCTTATGCCATTCTTTGATTGCCCAAACAAATTCCCTCTGCTTTGCAGTGGTATGATAGAAACGGCTGTATCGCAAAAGCAGCAGCCTGGCTTGTCAGAAGTTAGGTGCAAAGGAAAAGACCGTCCTCCCCCTCTGCTCATCTCCCCTTTTTCTACTTCTATATAAGCAAACATACCAACTCTTTAAGTGACAAGTTCTTTGCTAGAGcctaaatatgtcattaaagcCCAGAAAACGAGGAGGAAGGAAAGGCACCGAGCTACACGGTTTTCAGTGTGGGAGATCATACAGGGGCTGTGGAACTGTTTCAGGTCTTTCCAAGCTGTCGTTTTGAGCCATAAATGAAAGCAAAACAACAGTGTGGGAGCCAGCCGAGTCAGTGGAGGCTCAAGGACTTCGTACTTTGAGTCTCGGTTTCATATCAAGCCAAGACCACTTCCCAACCTAACTCCTCTAGCTCTAGCTGTGTACCTGCCTTCCAGCCATCCATTTTCTCACCAGATCCAACCTACTTCTCTGCATGTCACACTGAGCTGAGCTGTGCTCTGACTCTTTCTCAGTCATTTTGGTTCTATCTTTTACTCCCTCATTTCTGCtctattttttctctctatatTTGATTGACAAATTTCACATCACTgctgaggaaaaagaaaaaggaacaaCTGCCCTCTTTACCTCTCTTGGCCTCCATCTCTCAGTCCATTTTCTTTACATTTCCTGCtactttcctctccctctccttttctGTCGGCCTCCTCTGCTCCACTTATGCATCCCAGCAGTCTAGATTTCCTTTCCTCAGGTTATAATAGTTAGACTGTGAAATCACCCGGGCCCCCACACCCCTCCCTTCATCCCCGTGTCCTTCTTTCCCCTTCCACTCCCTAAAATcgttctctccctcctctgatCCCCTCCCTTCTCTCACTACTTATAGCCAATCTTTAATATTTATGGCCTCAAAGCTTGAGGAGTGGTTGGGGGGGGCACAGGGCTTTACCTCGCCTGTGATTACTTGCGTGTTGTCAGGAACCAAACGAGGTATAAGGTGAGGGTTGCACTACAAGGTTGAGGCTGTGAAGCTGCAGTCCTGCGGAGCGGAGCAGAGGCTACCCAATCTCCTCCGAGCCCCCATACTGAAGTGATTAGGCCACAGGAAGCTGAACCTGACATTGCTGACACTAGGCCCCCCTACCACATCCTGCCCCAACATCCACCCACACCGCACGACACCACCACTCCGCGCTGACACCCGACTCACCGTGGCAACCACAGGGCTGATTTACATGTTCTGATATGGTCGCAGAGGATGGAGGAGCAGAGGATGCAGGACACTCGAGAGAGTGAAAAGAAGAAATATGAGATCagtgtgggggaaaaaagacagaaaaatgcTTGTGGCGACTGCTTCTTGTATTGTTTCCCTGGCTCATGGTGTGGTGGCAGATATAAACAGGAAAAAGCTGTGCAGCCTGCCAATTTCAAGCCTATTACGTGTAAGTGGGATAACTACTGCAGGTGCTTTGTTTTGGCTGCTGGGATCACGTGGATCAAGAGATCTGCGACAGTATGTTCATATGAGACGTTTTATAACAAGGATTTATACGTGGTTACTGCACTCCATTATCCCACCTTTTGTTTCTTATatatctaaataaaataaaggcgGAATAAACATCATTTAAGTGAAAGCTGCTGGTTGCATTCTCCCCAAATGAAGaggaaaaatgcaaaaatgttatTCTCTCCTAACATTTGCATCTAATCTGCATTTTAGCTTAGCATTTAGAAATACAAGATGTCTTAAAATGCAGTGAGAGTAGACAATATAGTCATTAAGATAACCTTTGTGAAAGAGCACTACTGCCCTCTTGTGTTTGGGGGTGGAAAGGGCACAATTAAGAACATGGAAATTGCACTTGATTTAATCTCAACTAGAGAAACTCTGCTCCATTTATGGAATCACAAGTAGGATAAAGATGTGgatttcactcactcactcacccaCTCACTAGAATAAATCACATCAAAACCAatgcttttttctcttttttcttgcTTTATTAGCGCCTTAAATCAACAGCGGTTCACTAGAAAGCTTTTCACGGTACATTGGGCTTCTTTTATTTACACATGAGAGTACAAAATAATATAGTTTTCATTCTGCATTACAAATTCATGACATCTaacaattaaaatgtaaactgtATCTCCCTAATCGTTTTAATAACAAACTTCTTCTATTACATTCAGGTTAAGTTAGGCACGTTAAGGCATAGAAATATTCCAGATTCTCTCATGAGCACTCAGCAAATCTAAACCTGTTTCTAACCAAAAACTCCAGATACTTCTTGCTTTTCATTCTAGCTGTtatttgttctctctctccgtctccctcactctctcttgcACCAATCAAAATGTGTGTCTTTTTTAAAGTAGTGATTGCTCTCTGTTTGACTCCCGTCTCCGCTGAAAGTGTTTCATTTCACTAATGCAGAAGTGAAACCGTCTCTGGGGGCCGTGGGAATAATCAAAACACTGCGAGAACCGGCGAGGAATACAAACTCCAGTTAAGAACAAAGGAAATGGAAATCAATGGCAGGATATGCAGATTTTTTTGACAGCTCGACACGCAAATAATCTTTTGGGAGTTTGCCCTCTGTTGCCTTTGCCAGGTTAAAATAACAACTGAGCAGGGAAATATAAAATGCAGTATGTTGTAGGAAGGGCACAGCATTACACCTACTTAGTTTTGTGTGAAGGTGTTCCAAAACAATCAATAAAGAATGTGCTGCATCGCAAGCAAGGCTGAATCGCCCAAGGCATGGTCATATCTATAAGTGCACGGCTACCAATCTCATGAATTCATTTAAAgctgtattatttaaaaaactgcACTACATGTCTTAGGCGCAGTTGTATTTATCAGTTTGTCGACACTTTAGGAGCTTGAGAAAAGTCTCCATCTTATGAGCGTCTTTCTTGAAGCAGCTGAGTAAGGTGTAGTCTCTCATCACAGATTCCAGCATGTCTGGCTGCACATCATACTGGAATAGGCCTTGTTCACTGTGGTTTGCGGTCATCCCCTCATCCAACATCTGCAAAGCAACATTTGGAAACATGAcggaaatattaagaaaaagaaaacaagaataaatagtgtgtattatctaagttttaaagtgaaagagagaagtcaagttttaaaatctaatattttttacaagcagtaaaacaaaacataattgtCCTACATGCTGGTGTGGGTTGAGTTGTATAACAGTAATCCAGAAATAGGATTTGACCCACCTTCTTGATGAGGACCACCACCCCTTGCTCCAGACTGATCAGTTTCTCAGACACCCACTTGGTCTTGTTAAGCAGCACGTCAGGAGCGGCATCGTAGTGATTCAGTGAGGTCTGCAGGTAGACCAGAGGCTCGAGCCACGACTGGACCAGCATCAACACAGAGTGGAGCAACCATTTGTCCTGAAAgaagtgaatgaatgagtgaattaAAACACAAGTAACCACAAAGTTGTCCTttgacacataaaaaaaatacactatAATATAAGACAGAGCTACAGTAGATCTGTCTTTTCTCTATTCATGTCTCTGTAGGAACATTTATGTATTCAATGAATAGCTTCCATGTGCCCTTCACAATTATTGTAAGATAGTGAATGAACACAAGTGATCAAAAAAGACTTCAATAACATGACTTTTGATCACGGGCTCGCCAGCTACAAAACATCAACAGCAGTGGGTTGAAATGTCACGGCTAAAGCGGTTGAGCCTGCTTAAATTCCCCTAAGCAGAGCAGACTCTAAAGCAGGTGCAAATGACCGCCATACAAATGGCCATTAAACCACCGAGCAGGCAATATTTCAGCAGAAAGGGCAGGAGATAAATTATTAacagtatatgcagtatatgcaCTTTCAAAGATCACATTTACTATTATGGTGATGACATAATTTTCAACCAGCAGTTTCAATATCGCTAAAATTTAGTCTTTAAAGATATTGCTTTTGCCATATATAGTTGGCCTTTGTTAGTTAAAGGAGGATTATTAGGGAATTTCCCATTAACTAAATTACAGTTCACATCAGCCTTTCTCTTTAAGTGGCTCAGTCTAGTTTCCACACCGATCAAGCTGATATTTGACCTAAAAGGTTATGCCCTGTTGGACAGTAGTCAAAGCCTCAGTACTGtaggaacagataaaaaaaatgttttaaaatgttatagaGGCACGTACGTATATTTTTATGAGATTTGAGGATCATTCATTGTAATTAGAGCAAACAAGCCATCATTCAGCAGCTGACAGGGGAAAGCTTTATAAGGAGGGGAGGTTCACTTGCACACTTTAGCGTTgttattaaaaaagaaagctCAGGCTCTTAGCACCTCTGCAGCTTCACAGTGATTTGTGAGCAGACCTCTGCATGCAGACAGTCGTGCATTAACACCCCCCTaaagcctgcacacacacacaagagttaTTAACTTCACTCAGACgcagagacaaacagacacacacacacacaaatccatagacacacacaaccacctatacttgtattttatttgctCAGACAAGGAAACTGACTctgtgcacacgcacacacatatagacaTATAAGCAGAggtgcacacacatactgccATTGTTAACAGATGAAGATCAAAGCCCTGACAAAGGAAATAAAACAATTGTGTGGTGATCAGTGGCCATGTACTTACAGATATCAGTTGGATTTCACTCCTGGAGCTGGGGATGGGTAAGGCATTGGTGATGCATGCAAAGCCAGCTTGGTTCCTCTGGAGCTGCAATGGGAACGGGATG
The Sebastes fasciatus isolate fSebFas1 chromosome 7, fSebFas1.pri, whole genome shotgun sequence genome window above contains:
- the smtla gene encoding somatolactin alpha, with protein sequence MHMVTVMQRGIWAALLWPYLITGSIPLDCREEPGSLSRCLSISQEKLLDRVIQHAELIYRVSEESCSLFEEMFIPFPLQLQRNQAGFACITNALPIPSSRSEIQLISDKWLLHSVLMLVQSWLEPLVYLQTSLNHYDAAPDVLLNKTKWVSEKLISLEQGVVVLIKKMLDEGMTANHSEQGLFQYDVQPDMLESVMRDYTLLSCFKKDAHKMETFLKLLKCRQTDKYNCA